The DNA sequence AATGTgagattgtttgtttatttcttgttttgagtttttatttgcttttgcaGTTGAATGTAGTTTATTAATGTCCTTTTTATGCTAAAAACGTTATTAATTGGAAATAAAATTtggaggttaaaaaaaaaacagatgtagTCTTTAAAATCCGTTAAGGACTGGAAGTtatttggcttttttttcctGGGGTGAAATTTCTCAGGTGGTGTAGTCAGACCATTTCTATATTTGATTTTAATGGgtattttctgaattttctgcCTATTGGCCACTAAATAGATACATTTTATGCCACGTCACAAAAGTACAGTtcttataaaatatattgtaatgcCACCTGGCTCTAAAAAGAACGGAGATGAGTAGCAATTGGGCATTTAGTGTAGCAAGATGATGGGGCACCACCTTTTTCAGGACAGTGAACCCCAACACAAACGCACATCTCACTACACAACAaggcccaaacacacacacacacacacacaaaaacacaatcaCCTAAACTCCCAAAATGACTATCCCGTAAACAACAAAAAGGGCTGCCAATGAACATGCTGAGAACTTCACCTCAGCCACTCTTCTACTGGGACAGGGAGGATGTTAAGCACCTTGTGCACATGTGGACGaataattattttctctttaacTAGGGGCTACACTCTACAGTTTTCTGTTCCATCTGTAAGCTTTCAGAGAATGTGCACAAATGCAGTCGAAATTAACTCAGAGTACAGACTGAAGGCCCCATGTGTATCCATGTCCATGTTAAACACTGAGTTTAAAGGAGGTGTTAGGGACAAGTACAGGTAGCTGTTACTGAGCAGTGGTGTAAATACTGGCAGCTGCTCTAGGGTCAGAGTGGGCAGGTATGGACTGAGCAGTCAGCTACAGACTCTACTTCTGCTAAATTTAAAATCTGGAGCTGTACAAAGATGTTCATGTTGAGCTTATCTCTGTGATGTTAGTGAACATAATTCTTCACCCACAGGTCATGATGTGTTTAATGATCTCAGACCACCACCTCCTCTGTCCTCGCCAGGTTAGCTGTTGTCAGGAGATTGTGATGAACATCTTTTTATCTGTCAGTTAGCAAAACCTTTGTGACTggaatttttataatttttttgcaTTAACATGTCTGGTAATTAATTTTCTTGTGTTGGAATCACTCCATTGGCTCCCGGTTGGTTTTAGCATTCATTTTAAATTCCTGATTTTCGTCTATAAATCTCTCCATGACTTAGGTCCTTGATGTTGAGTGGAATTGTTTATCCCCTGGACACCACCTCCACAGTCCCTTAACCCTGTTGATCAGATTTGATTGGTCGCCCCCAATGTGAGACTGAAGCAGaggtttttgttgcttttgctGTGGGAGCTCCCAAGGTCCGGAATGAGATAGAGCTGCAGATTCATATGGAACCCACTTTATCCAGTTTTAAATGAAGGCTTAAAGCCCACTTTAAATCCATATGGTATTATTTCATTATCTAATTTGTACATCACATTGGTCagtttacaatgtttttaaaagtaaatattaataaaatgaatattgaCATTCTATTATGGAAGATTATAGATCTATTAttatcttatccagttcagggtcgcggtgggtccagaacctacctggaatcattgggcgcaaggcaggaatacaccctggaggggacgccagtccttcacaggcaacacacacagacacttttgagtcgccagtccacctttcaacgtgtgtttttggagcttggaaggaaactggagcacccggaggaaacccatgcaaacacggggagaacacaccacactcctcacagacagtcacccagaggaaacccacacagacacagagagaacacaccacactcctcacagacagtcacccagaggaaacccacacagacacagggagaacacaccacactcctcacagacagtcacccggaggaaacccatgcagacacagagagaacacacgacactcctcacagacagtcacccagagcaggaattgaacccagaacctccaggtccctggggatgtgtgactgcaacatctaactgctgcgccacagtgccgccttAACTGAATGCCATGCGTCCTTATAATATTTCTCTGTGGAAGCATATATAATGAGAAAATACAGGCCCAACTCAGATGAGTTGGATTCTCCTGTGGGTCTGTTTAAAGGGGATAAGATCATTTCACATAAGCAATGGAACCCATGACTCAGCAGACTGAGACCACATCACAGCCCAGCCCAGGTGTGAAACTGGCTTTGTGGTTCTAAAAACATAGTCCCACTCTGTGGGAGCCAGCACTATCTAACACCATTTATTTAGGCTCTTTACTGTTAGTTGAGCGTTCTGCACTGACAAGCAGACACACAGCACCAGCAGAGCCACTTCTGGAGTTATCAGAGTTATTAGAACAGAATGGAGATAACGGAGGTGgtttatacaaatatttttgaAGAACAAGTATCAGGATCCAAATGCAGGGACCCTTTAAATGAAGACAATGTGAATGAGGACAGCATGGTGATGATTGGAGGAAACCAAAGGAATGTCAGTGCAGTAAATCCTCAGGACAGAGGTAAGGTTAAGGTTCTACTGgatttttgttcattcattcattcattcattcattcattcattctccagttcagggtcacggtgggtctggagcctatttGGAAtcctatatttttataattatgctAAAAAAGTTTTAGTCCATAAAAgaggaattaaaataaaacatttccagTATATGTTCtagaacagtggttctcaaactgtggtaacTGTACCACTGGTAGAACGTGAAGCAGCAAGAAGTGATACAGAAAATGACCTCAAAAAATTACTactgaattaaagaattaattaataactaaatATCGGAATCTGAAATATGTTCAAGTGTAAACTACAGAATGTTTCAGTTTTCATAaatcagtttaataaaaatcagtttgttttaaatgcaGCATGGGTTATGAATAAACGGTAGTTCAGTCTGTGAGGGAATGGCTGGGGCGGCATATTCTGAGAAATCCATGTAAATAAAGCACAGTCTCAGCTCTTTACTGAACATAAGCAAAGGTTAGAGACAGATGTGAGTAATGtggactttattacaaaaagggcaaagtggaaatgagaaaaacaaaccaagacCATCCCAGTGAAATATTTCTAAACCAAGGACTACATCTGGAggcacacacttaaaaataaaggtgctataaTGTTATTTGTACCAAGCCATGAAAGAACCatgtttggttccataaagatccttgtttgtttaaatgtgtgtgtaaataacctttttaaaggtttaatcCATCATTCGATCTTAAGGttcggtaacactttaaattgcagcaCACTAAtaactgggtaagtacagagaaagtacctgttaagtaagctgtaagataaattaagtactgagtaagtaaagggtatgatactagaaatgtggggttattactgggtatttgtaacattttacaaataagtaCATTTTACAAAGTAACGCATTCTGAATTCATTGTAATTCTAAGCACaattatagattataaaattgagttaaaagtatgacagtttatgaaagtgactattactgtcattttatataaataatgcagctactattttgaatttaatgtgtttctgaatgtatttATAGATCCcttaacattatttacagtgcacctacagagaaggacatggtcagaTGGTTTCATTACAGGCTCCAGCACAGTTTCATGGcgctttgtactcattaggttcaggacaCGTGATTTACcccaataatcatcatcacatactttAGAGATATTTTACACTACTTTGTCTGTATGTATTGGggcattatatgtacatagcTGAATAATAATGAATGGGTGTTTCTCCTCTACTCACATGGGTACAGCACAGAATATGCATCAGTTTTCTTCCACTTTTTCTTCCAGTGTGTCTTCCACTCTGTCAGGCTcgaggggcggactgacagaggcggacgcacacgctaaaacacagtagactttatttaaacaaaatgacaaaacaaaaacaaacagggcAAACACGAAGTGAGGAACAGATGAGACCAAACGATGACAGGAAACGAGTAACAGATGAGCCAGACCAGGCAACACAATGACTGagaaattaaacacagacagactagactggggaacgAAACGATGATAGGACACGAAACGGATAGCGCTGGAtgtacagtggtgtgaaaatgtgtttgccccttcatgatttcttgtgttgtcttgtttcttcttaaatgtttcagatcatcaaactaatttaaatattagtaaaagacaacacaagtaaacacaaaatgcagtttttaaaatgaaagtttttattattttagaaaaggtagcacctttagaaaaggtagcaccacttaaacataaaagtataagacagaaaaagctcgcaccatggtataacgataagacccgtactttaaaacaaacattacgaaaactagagcggaaatggcgatcaaccaagcttgaagtgtttcattctgcctggaaggacagccttatagagtatagaaatgccctcactaaagctcgctcagcatatctggcctcgctgatctccaataataaaaataatccgagagcactgtttagtgtgttttctagaattacaaaaaatcaagcaggttctgaacaactaattccagcaactctcaccagtaaagattttatggacttttttaataataaaattgagaatattagacaacaaactctagccacaggatcaaatccatcctggctgccacctgatgtgaatgaaataaaacataatataactgtaaaagaaagacttgaaaccttttacccactcccacaattagaactagagaagattatcacctccgcaaactgtacaacttgcacacttgacgcaattcccacaaagttgctcaaagaagtactaccagctattattgatcctcttttaactatagtaaactcatcgcttagtctgggccatgtacccaaagcttttaaactagcagttattaaacctatgatcaagaaaccaaatcttgatgctagtacactgtctaattacaggcctatttctaatttgccatttctgtctaagatcttagaaagagctgtggcccaacaacttagttcatatctacataagaatcatatatatgaaaaattccaatctggattcaggcaacatcatagtacagagacagctctagtcaagataacaaatgatcttcttcttgcctctgatcaaggccacgtatccctgttggtgcttcttgacctaagcgcagccttcgatacaatagaccacaatattctcatagaaaggttagaaaacatggttggaatcacagggacagccctattatggttcaaatcttacttaacggaacgttatcaattcgtaaaagtaaacaatctaaattcaaattattctaaagtaagatttggaattccacaaggctctattttaggaccattattatttacattatacatgttaccgctaggcacagttataagaaaccatgacattaactttcactgttacgcagacgacacacaattgtatatttcagccaagcccgatgacaaacacagattaaagaaaatagaggactgtgtaaaagacgtgaaaggctggatgttgcgtaacttcctccttctaaacagcaacaaaacagaggtcctgcttttgggtccaaaagtgacaagaaataaattatcagatttaattttagatctagctaactttccagataaacctggttcagcagcaaaaaatcttggtgtcataattgacccggatttatcatttgatcaacacataggtagtatcactaggacagcttttttacatcttcgcaatattgctaagattagaaatgccttatccctccaggacgcagaaacattagtacatgcctttattacttcaaggcttgactactgtaacgcactactgtcaggatgcaccagcagcaatttaagaaaacttcaactagttcaaaatgctgcagctagggtcctcactaaaactagaaaatttaaacatatcagcccagttttatcatcacttcattggctgcctgttaaattccgcattgactacaaaattttgttattaacatataaagctctacatgggcttgctcctgaatatcttcaagatacaatttcctattatgagcctccacgttcactcagatcacagaatactggatttttaaatgttcccagaattcagaaggcctcagctgggggaagagccttttcttataaagccccccaactctggaatgatcttccaaaaaatgttcgggactcagacacagtcgcaatcttcaaatgtaggctaaaaactcatttgtttagtttatcatttggtagctaatgctcccccatagataaaggcggcagatccggggggtccatggacacagggaattatagtatactgagacgctggtgctgtcgtcccgccgcttctcgcgatcactcaggtttgttgacggtggagcggagggatgccagtgtttcaggatgctcccgtgtctgtgtgtcctcctggttctctccttttagttaatgctgtcatagtcagatctgccggagtcattagccacactctggaaattttcatattttctactttacaaacacaaaacagttcaaaactaattccatccctttacatctttccgagtaaacgactgcccacctgtctgtctggacactgatggatgactgtcgagatcctcctccactcttcagaccagctgcccacgctccagcaaccaccaagtgccttgaagctgtccctacactgaagttctcatggactactaactatcatcaccagtagattgaccagaggaggatgggtcaccccttgtgagccttggttcctcccaaggtttcttcctcagctgggggagtttttccttgccactgtcgcccctggcttgctcacttgagggttttacatttgtctttacatttcatgtcaaatcttgtcttactggaattctgtgaagctgctttgtgacaacatcagttgtgaaaagcgctatataaataaatttgatttgatttgatttgaaataaatTTGATTATTAAAGGAGAAAAAATCCAATCCTACATGGCCCTATGTGAAAAAAGTgtttgacatttgccatctccacatcattgcattcagtttttattcacaatttgtttagtgtcccaacttttttggaatccggtttgtatattccggctgtttcagtgctcccttgtctcGTCTTGTGTGCgtaggtgtgtgtttctttgcCTCTGTGTCTTTTAGGTTACATAGGTCTACCCCGGTTCATGGCGGTCTATccatgtctgttcctgtctgctcctgtttagttttgttcagTTGAATGTAGTTAGTGTTTTTgcttatgtttgttttgttttagtttagttttggtCCTGTTTAATAAAGTGTTCCTTACGTTTACGTCTGCCTCCTCATCTTCCCTGCCCAGCCGTGAAAACAAACAAGGAACTGCATAATGTTAAAGTTACataatttaatgaaatatatgtCACCAGTGTCAGAAAATATCCCGATGAGGACCACTTCAAAGTTACAAGTTCAGAGTTACTGTTCAGGTGTCATTTGTTGCGCATGCGCTCCACTAACTTTGTTTGtgaattgtgtctaaaaaataaaaaatgtgaatacctgaaattgtatattttaaataagttATACTTCAAATTACCACATGGACTGCCTATATTACAGGGATCAGAAATACAGGAAAAAACAGGGTACTGAAATATACTTATGTTTAGAATTTCAATAGATTAATAATTGTAGTTACATGCATTACtggtaaaatatttgtaatataccTGGTGATaaaattatacatatattttcataCCCTTAACTGTAATTGTTTTTTACACTATATGTACTTATTatctgtaaaatgtttgtaagaacCACTTACATCTAATATCAAACCCTTCATTGCTCTTTAGTTATTTTATCTCACaccttacttaacaggtacttactctaagttatttgtacattttttgtaaGATACCAGTGATAACCGCATACATATCCTTTACTTACTCTGTacctattttttgttttgtatgtaCCCTGTAATTTGCAGGCCCTAATTTAAAGTGGAAGACAATGCCGATGCATATTCCTAGCCGTACCCATGTGAGCAGTGTAAACCATCTctgaagtatgtgatgatgattattgggGTAAATCACGtgtcctgaacctaatgagtacaaagcgCCATGAAACTGTGCTGGTGCCTGTAATGAAACCATCTGACCATGTTCTTCTCTGTAGGTgcagtgtaaataatgttaatggatctataattacattcagaaacacagtgaattcaaaatagtagctggattatttatataaaatgacagtaatagtcactttcataaactgtcatacttttaactcaattttataatctataattGTGCTTAGAATTACAATGAATTCAGAATGCGTTACTTTGTAAAATGtacttatttgtaaaatgttacaaataCCCAGTAATAACCCCATATTTCTattatcataccctttacttactcagtacttaatttatcttacggcttacttaacaggtactttctctgtacttacccagttattagtgggctgtaatttaaagtgttacctaagattctttacccatttaaacactTCAGCAAATGTCTTTATTGAAAAACATGTGGCATCACTCACAGAACATTttttagcacctttatttttaagagtgtaaaatAGAGAGAACCCTTAACTGAAGTAAATCAGCGTGGCCGATCTTCACCCACTGTTTAACAGCACTGtgcctccttcacctactgatACCAGCACCGAGGGCCACTGTGACCTGCTCCAAGCACCGCACTGTTTTCACCTATAGTCTGTTAAAGCACATATTAAACTGCCCTctcttcttgtttttatttctctctcagtgCTTATTTCCCCAAAATTGTATGTGATCTCATGAATGTATCATTACAGTTCAGGCCTGTAGTTATTAGTATTCTCATTATTTTCAGTAATTCTTTTAGAATAActaataaaatgcaaattacaaatattcaagaAAGACATTCATAGGATTCacaggtggtacttggtctgaaaagtttgagaaacactgttttaGAAGATTACACACATGACCTTCATCTTTTCAATTTAGAATATAAAGGTTAATTAATTCACTGAAATGTATCACATATTTACAGTGAATTTCTGTTCTAGAGTCTAGACTGAGCAGACTGTACAGACTGGCTGTAGTGGGTCTGGGGCTGCTGTGCGTTCTCCTGCTGATAGCCATCACAGTGCTGTGGATCCAGTTTAACAACCTGAATTTACAGAGAGACCAACTACAGAGCAGTAACACCAACCTGATGATGGAGAGAGACCAGCTACAGACCAGTAACTCCAACCTGATGAAGGAGAGAGACCAGCTACAGACCAGTAACTCCAACCTGATGAAGGAGAGAGACCAGCTACAGACCAGTAACACCAACCTGATGAAGGAGAGAGACCAGCTACAGACCAGTAACACCAACCTGATGAAGGAGAGAGACCAGCTACAGACCAGTAACACCAACCTGATGAAGGAGAGAGACCAGTTAAAGAGCAGTGTGTACACAAACCTCTAACCTCTAAATATTGTtagatttaaaatgtttgacTCCTTAAATAACTGATTTCTGGATGTGGAGCTACATTCAAACGCATTTCAAACTAAAACTAAATCTTTTTTCTGAATGTTACCAGCAATTAAGTCAAATCAGGTTAATTGTCACATCACATTAACACAGGTGTAAAGGTGAAACGCTTAGCTGTGCAGTCCCTTCCAGTATTAAATACACAAGAATTGCaagataaatataaacacataatTTACACCATACAGTAATCACTCACTACTTtgtggttcatctttcgcggattcgctacttcgcgggttttttcgATGGGGCTTATAGCTGCTATATCGCAggtattgagggaaaatctcaGAAAACCATGAAAGATAAATagccaaaattatttttttattatttacatgtattagactgggcctgtaggggacacaatatatcatttacaagtgtttcttacgtacagtacatgtgttgttcatgtccacatctgagttaaatttactgacgctaaatcacagcttaagaatgactctattaaagaaactggtgggatatcacatgtagttccagctgaaaaacattatagaagactgtttaatgcaaaggtgGGTTATTAACGGAACAGGGAgcggtttaaaagtccaaatactcgttaaatacataaaaaaaatatcttcctctacttcgcggaaattcgttttctCACAGGCGGTCCTGGAACGCATCCCGGGCGAAAaatgagggatcactgtatCTGCATCACTGTACTGTTTGTAGATGCGTACACATTATACTTCACATAAGACTGAATTGCACATGCAGTGTTAAGAAGGTGAGAGGCCAAGTTTTGGTGGTGTCAGTGTTTCAGTTCCTGTAACGTAAGGTAAAGTGCTGTGtacagagctgttttttttttcatgttcttttttgcagttttgctgaatgtaaacattttcTACAAAGCAGTAAAGACTGAGAGTATGTAAACACAGAAGATGCACAAAGATTTgtctggtttaaaaaaaaacaaatccacagatgttggaaataaaaatattaccacaccatttacagaaaagttgggactctgagctaaatgtaaatataaagagaatgtgtggaggtgtgaatcatttaaaccatatatttaattaaactaaaaCTGGTAAAGTTTGATAATGCTACAATAAAGAGGTTAATTGGTCAAATGTAAGTGACATTCCTGGGTTTAAAAGTGCGTCTGAGAGAGTCTGAGTCTTTCAGAAATAAAGCTGTGGAGGGCTTCACTGTGCTGTGAAAGACTGTGGACAAACAAGTGAAATTATTCTACAATAACGTTTCTCAACTTTAAATAGTAACTATTTTGGGGAACTCCTCATCTACAGAagataatatcatcaaaaactTCAGAGAATCTCTCTGTGTAGCTGGTATTTTACAGAAGGGCACACAGttcaggacacaacacacagccacaacacacactggaagATTCAGTGTTTCAGgggttgtgtattttatttctgaACACAAGGCATTATTAATGTAcgtacacacacccacccacccacacacacacacacacacacacacacacacacacaaaagatcCAAAAAAGGAACCATACACATTACTCTAATGTCTTACACTTACTACCTCACACATTGCcaaaaaacatacgttggtaggtggattggagactcaaaattgtcaataggtgtgtgtgtgtgagtgaatgtctccctgtgaaggactggtgcccactccagggtgtgttcaactttgtgcccagtgatcctgggtaggctccggacccaccgccgccctgaactggataagggttacagacaatgaatgaatgttattataGTGACATATGCAAGGGCTAAGGCCCAAAACCAGTATCTGGCTGTGGTGTGGAGCCCTGAGCTCATTTAACACTGTAACAGAGCCCTGTGCTCATTTAACACTGTAACAGAGCCCTGAACTCATTTAACACTGTAAAAGAGCCCTGTGCTCATTTAACACTGTAACAGAGCCCTGAGCTCATTTAACACTGTAACAGAGCCCTGAGCTCATTTAACACTGTAACAGAGCCCTGAGCTCATTTAACACTGTAACAGAGCCCTGAGCTGTGGACCAGCTGAAATCCTGTAACAGGCAAAATCAGAAAAAATCACTTTTAAAACTACAGccactggtctcctcagttcccaaagaCTCACAGAGTGGAAACTGTTACTGGCTGTGATTcagaatgaaaaaatatttttctaaacACAAACTTTCTCAGTTTGAATATTTacaatgttgtctttgtactgttttaaaTTTAATGTAGGTTTATATTATTTGAACATCATTGCATTATGTGTTTAATCACATTTTTCAGAATGTCCCAAACTTTTTGGAACTCTCTAGAATTCCTGCACATACTTTCCTCCTAAAATGACCTGCTGCTGGTTTTTTGTCATATCATGACACATCTTTCTACACACAACCTCACTCTATATTTCTCAGTACTGTGCACTGATTAATGGTCAGAATGACACACTCTGtcctgtgtgtatttgtctgtgCTCATGATCTGTGCTGCAtcatggtcctggaggaacatcATCTGGTTTCAGTCTGTACTTGTTCATAGCTGATATGATTAAAAAAGCCTCTTgaacttggtgtgtgtgtgtgtgttcacagtgagGCAGTGCTGGGAGTTTTTTGACACCTCTGCATACTACATCTCTACTGACAAGAAGACCTGGAGTGAGAGCAGGGACGACTGTGAAGACAATGGAGGAGATCTGGTCATCATAAACAGCAAAGaagaacaggtgtgtgtatgtgtgtgtgtatgtgtgtgtgtgtgtgtgtgtgagagagagagagagagagagagagagtgagagatggagagagatatTAAGAGACAGAGACTGCTCTTTAAGCATTTTCACACTGACAGGAATACCTCGCAAGAAAGATCGGCAGTAAATATACTTGGATTGGTCTGACCGACAGTGAGAGGGAGAACCAGTGGAAGTGGGTGGACGGCT is a window from the Hoplias malabaricus isolate fHopMal1 chromosome 11, fHopMal1.hap1, whole genome shotgun sequence genome containing:
- the LOC136709957 gene encoding C-type lectin domain family 4 member F-like, which encodes MEPMTQQTETTSQPSPESRLSRLYRLAVVGLGLLCVLLLIAITVLWIQFNNLNLQRDQLQSSNTNLMMERDQLQTSNSNLMKERDQLQTSNSNLMKERDQLQTSNTNLMKERDQLQTSNTNLMKERDQLQTSNTNLMKERDQLKSMRQCWEFFDTSAYYISTDKKTWSESRDDCEDNGGDLVIINSKEEQEYLARKIGSKYTWIGLTDSERENQWKWVDGSALITAYWGQGQPDNLNEEDCAHVGYQENFSNKTWNDLSCSFRLQNCMFMAYHSFMDGISQAEFPPEALPILKSTDVLHLAE